One segment of bacterium DNA contains the following:
- a CDS encoding response regulator, which produces MKALVVEGDRSCRQAVQAALENLFAIDEVAAVASGREGLGLSAYGRFDIIVLDAELPDMLGRTLLLTLKLAQPDLQIVVVVDEADVAGEAADDLHRCGARIVIARPGPRGADDLIETIRSLLCSPRNDRAVPVRRSAKPRATPRRPRPAHRPQDITLPAKRSAPGFDFWATAIAVSTGGPVALDKLIPKLPATYPLPILVVQHMPPLFTEIMARDLDAKSAVKVVEANDGDRLEGGTVYLAPGGKHMTVRRIGDMSKIALNMDPPLNNCRPSANVLFRSLSEIRDEAGILAVVMTGMGDDGCEGVRLLKAGKCHCLTQSAGSCVVYGMPRAVKEAGLSDESVTLHRLDRRLVDLAGSPVSARC; this is translated from the coding sequence TTGAAAGCCTTGGTTGTGGAAGGCGACCGGTCCTGCCGGCAGGCCGTGCAGGCCGCGCTGGAGAACCTGTTCGCAATCGACGAGGTCGCAGCGGTGGCCAGCGGCCGGGAGGGCCTCGGCCTGTCCGCCTACGGCAGGTTCGACATCATCGTCCTGGATGCCGAACTGCCCGACATGCTGGGCCGGACCCTGCTGCTGACCCTCAAGCTGGCCCAGCCGGACCTGCAGATCGTCGTGGTCGTGGACGAAGCGGACGTCGCCGGCGAAGCGGCCGACGATCTGCACAGGTGCGGCGCGAGGATCGTGATAGCCAGGCCCGGGCCGCGCGGCGCCGACGACCTGATCGAAACGATACGCAGTCTGCTGTGCAGCCCGCGGAACGACCGCGCCGTACCCGTTCGCCGATCCGCGAAACCCCGCGCGACCCCCAGGCGTCCGCGGCCGGCGCATCGTCCGCAGGACATCACCTTGCCCGCGAAGAGATCGGCGCCCGGTTTCGACTTCTGGGCCACGGCCATCGCGGTGTCCACGGGCGGACCGGTGGCTCTCGATAAGCTGATCCCGAAGCTCCCCGCCACCTACCCCCTGCCCATACTCGTGGTCCAGCACATGCCGCCTCTCTTCACGGAAATCATGGCCAGGGACCTCGATGCGAAATCGGCGGTCAAGGTCGTCGAGGCGAACGACGGCGACAGGCTCGAGGGCGGGACCGTCTACCTGGCGCCCGGCGGCAAGCACATGACGGTCAGGCGCATCGGCGACATGTCGAAGATCGCCTTGAACATGGATCCTCCCCTGAACAACTGCCGTCCCTCGGCGAACGTGCTGTTCCGTTCCCTCAGCGAAATACGGGACGAGGCCGGCATCCTGGCCGTGGTGATGACGGGCATGGGCGATGACGGCTGCGAGGGCGTCAGGCTCCTGAAGGCCGGCAAATGCCATTGTCTGACCCAGTCGGCGGGCAGTTGCGTCGTCTACGGCATGCCCAGGGCCGTCAAGGAAGCCGGCTTGTCGGACGAAAGCGTCACGCTCCACCGTCTCGACCGTCGCCTGGTCGATCTGGCCGGGAGCCCGGTCTCCGCCCGGTGTTGA
- the xth gene encoding exodeoxyribonuclease III has translation MRFLSWNVNGIRAAQTRGFDDFLAAESPDVLCLQETRALPEQVELSAEGYHAHWNPAARKGYSGVVTLTRREPVGVHFGMGAPEHDGEGRVLTLEFVDHYLVNVYTPNSQRGLARLAYRRRWDADFLSFLRRLEESMPVVVCGDFNVSHKPIDLANPKANARNAGFTDEERAGFDALVAAGFVDTFREFESGGGHYTWWTYRLDARRRNIGWRLDYFLVSASLRPRLKRAWIQPEVHGSDHCPVGIELATAGRQVCLKTNP, from the coding sequence ATGCGATTTCTTTCGTGGAACGTCAACGGGATCCGGGCGGCCCAGACCAGGGGCTTCGACGATTTCCTGGCAGCGGAGAGTCCGGATGTCCTTTGTCTGCAAGAGACTAGGGCGCTGCCCGAGCAGGTCGAACTTTCCGCCGAGGGGTATCACGCCCACTGGAATCCTGCCGCGCGCAAGGGCTACTCCGGCGTCGTCACGCTCACCAGGCGCGAACCCGTAGGCGTGCATTTTGGCATGGGGGCGCCGGAGCACGACGGCGAGGGACGCGTGTTGACCCTCGAGTTCGTCGACCATTACCTCGTCAATGTCTATACGCCCAATTCCCAGCGCGGACTGGCCCGGCTCGCTTACCGCCGGCGGTGGGACGCCGACTTCCTGTCCTTCCTGCGGCGTCTGGAGGAGAGCATGCCCGTGGTGGTCTGCGGGGACTTCAACGTCTCGCACAAGCCCATCGATCTGGCCAACCCCAAGGCCAACGCGCGCAACGCCGGCTTCACGGACGAGGAGCGCGCCGGCTTCGACGCCCTGGTCGCGGCGGGCTTCGTGGACACCTTCCGCGAGTTCGAGAGCGGCGGCGGCCACTACACCTGGTGGACCTACCGACTGGATGCGCGCCGGCGCAACATCGGTTGGCGGCTGGACTACTTCCTCGTCTCCGCGTCCCTGCGCCCGCGCCTGAAGCGCGCCTGGATCCAGCCGGAAGTCCACGGTTCCGACCATTGCCCGGTGGGGATCGAGCTCGCGACCGCCGGCCGGCAGGTATGTCTCAAGACGAATCCATGA
- a CDS encoding choice-of-anchor J domain-containing protein produces the protein MMHQRSCHRATLALLSMLLLLSSAAFAHDGRIYNPDRKADAPAYAPSRLDLMNESFETAVPPAGWAMLSLGNATQEWYQTDAGARTGSYSARLDYCPISQTMNEWLISPALNFTGLTDIRLDFYEDEAYWTDYGDHHYVMVSTTSQTDTGTFSVVSDMTPATHNISGFTGSAVTVDLSAYAGEPTVYVALRYTGSDADIWLVDDVRVYEPWLHDLALKDIAPDDWQFAGGATLPIQVIVKNIGRSTEDFDVQVTIRKNSVQFYQETKSETGLAPGGSRSVILPTFTLDAASYYDLDAEVILATDMDTSNNQGTAFFDTYTLPHVPLGILLTQSDCPGCAAANQALDAYIPTQGNDVAILRVHVWWPGTDAIYDANEPQNNFMALGSGADYAPHLRIDQKLDAGSDGSGYALRFDIRKGYHSPMNIVHVWDPATETVTVEVENLEYMPPEWNLRLRVAITEDDVYEPGTNGELYHDQAFRYMYPDTDGLVVPTTPGKHRYTVHCPVNAETWVYEKLRAVVYVQDNDTWKVHNAATGLLTETLVAVDDSAPALLTVKGNHPNPFNPETAIKYELSADRRVRLTIYDVDGSLVATLVDGLQTAGAQSAVWDGRDAAGRPVSSGAYFYRIDAGGLSETRKMVMVK, from the coding sequence ATGATGCACCAACGATCCTGCCATCGCGCCACACTGGCCCTGCTGTCGATGCTGCTCCTGCTGTCTTCGGCGGCGTTCGCCCACGACGGGAGAATCTACAACCCCGACCGCAAGGCGGACGCCCCGGCCTACGCACCTTCCCGTCTCGACCTGATGAACGAGAGCTTCGAGACCGCCGTGCCGCCCGCTGGCTGGGCCATGCTGAGTCTGGGCAACGCGACTCAGGAGTGGTATCAAACGGACGCCGGCGCCCGCACCGGCAGCTATAGCGCCAGACTGGATTACTGTCCCATCAGCCAGACCATGAACGAGTGGCTGATCAGCCCCGCGCTGAACTTCACCGGCCTGACCGACATCAGGCTCGACTTCTACGAGGACGAAGCGTACTGGACCGACTATGGCGACCATCACTACGTCATGGTCAGCACCACCAGCCAGACCGACACCGGCACCTTCTCGGTCGTCTCCGACATGACGCCCGCCACCCACAACATCTCCGGCTTCACCGGCTCCGCGGTCACCGTCGACCTCTCGGCCTACGCCGGCGAGCCCACGGTCTACGTGGCGCTGCGCTACACCGGTTCCGACGCGGACATCTGGCTCGTGGACGACGTGCGCGTCTACGAACCCTGGCTGCACGACCTCGCCCTCAAGGACATAGCTCCCGACGACTGGCAGTTCGCCGGTGGAGCGACCCTCCCCATACAGGTCATCGTCAAGAACATCGGCCGCAGCACCGAGGATTTCGACGTGCAGGTGACCATCAGGAAGAACAGCGTCCAGTTCTACCAGGAGACGAAAAGCGAGACCGGGCTGGCGCCCGGGGGCTCGCGATCGGTGATCCTGCCCACCTTCACGCTCGACGCCGCGAGCTACTACGACCTGGATGCCGAGGTCATTCTGGCGACGGACATGGACACGTCCAACAACCAGGGCACCGCCTTCTTCGACACGTACACCTTGCCGCACGTGCCGCTGGGCATCCTGCTGACCCAGTCGGACTGCCCCGGCTGCGCGGCGGCCAACCAGGCCCTCGACGCCTACATCCCGACCCAGGGCAACGACGTGGCCATCCTGCGCGTTCACGTCTGGTGGCCCGGCACCGACGCCATCTACGACGCCAACGAGCCCCAGAACAACTTCATGGCCCTCGGCAGCGGCGCCGACTACGCGCCGCACCTGCGCATCGACCAGAAGTTGGACGCCGGTTCCGACGGATCCGGCTACGCCTTGCGGTTCGATATCCGCAAGGGCTATCACAGCCCCATGAACATCGTTCACGTCTGGGATCCGGCCACCGAGACCGTGACCGTCGAGGTGGAGAACCTGGAGTACATGCCCCCCGAGTGGAACCTGAGGCTGCGCGTGGCGATCACCGAGGACGACGTGTACGAGCCGGGCACCAACGGCGAGCTCTACCACGACCAGGCGTTCCGCTACATGTACCCCGACACCGACGGCCTCGTGGTGCCCACGACCCCCGGCAAGCACCGTTACACGGTCCACTGCCCCGTCAATGCGGAGACCTGGGTCTACGAGAAGCTGCGCGCGGTGGTCTACGTGCAGGACAACGACACGTGGAAGGTCCACAACGCGGCCACCGGCCTGCTGACCGAGACCCTCGTGGCGGTCGACGATTCGGCGCCAGCCCTGTTGACGGTCAAGGGCAACCATCCCAACCCGTTCAACCCCGAGACCGCTATCAAGTACGAGCTGTCCGCCGACCGTCGGGTACGCCTGACGATCTACGACGTCGACGGCAGCCTAGTGGCGACCTTGGTCGACGGCCTGCAGACGGCCGGCGCCCAGAGCGCGGTCTGGGACGGTCGCGACGCCGCGGGCCGGCCGGTATCGTCCGGCGCCTACTTCTACCGCATCGACGCGGGCGGCCTGAGCGAGACCCGCAAGATGGTGATGGTCAAATAG
- a CDS encoding class I SAM-dependent methyltransferase has product MSVTTAKTDLIARTVSGTDFLDALPSAAKLFAAPAHAVYEANRDVCSWLCDPLARWARGAYGEDVFAAAVRGYDAYCLHVAQAKLAYEKAGRYTPDELPRIIDKVYGDDDVMTPYMWAAVLIYAFWPSMTAHLGLFRDHFLDRLPTAPRILELACGHGAMGLVSLEHRPDATLLGYDISSPAIRIANRLAAASPHAGRARFVARDVLDLDLAEGRHDGVIAAMLAEHMADPRPLFTSVARYLAPEGLAFVSTALESPQRDHVYEYHHESEPLRMAEEAGLRVVRMTCDSAPRTDGEQFSARALAMVLAHR; this is encoded by the coding sequence ATGAGCGTCACGACCGCCAAGACCGACTTGATCGCCAGGACCGTATCCGGCACCGACTTCCTGGACGCCCTGCCGTCCGCGGCCAAGCTCTTCGCCGCCCCGGCCCATGCCGTCTACGAGGCGAACCGGGACGTCTGCTCCTGGCTCTGCGATCCCCTCGCCCGCTGGGCCCGCGGCGCCTACGGGGAGGATGTCTTCGCCGCCGCCGTCCGCGGCTACGACGCGTACTGCCTGCACGTGGCGCAGGCCAAGCTCGCCTACGAGAAGGCGGGACGATACACGCCGGACGAGCTGCCCAGGATCATCGACAAGGTCTACGGGGACGACGACGTGATGACGCCCTATATGTGGGCCGCGGTGCTGATCTACGCCTTCTGGCCTAGCATGACGGCCCACCTGGGGCTCTTCCGCGACCATTTCCTGGACCGCCTGCCGACGGCGCCCAGGATCCTCGAACTGGCCTGCGGCCACGGCGCCATGGGACTGGTCTCGCTGGAGCACCGTCCGGACGCCACGCTCCTGGGTTACGACATCAGCTCGCCGGCGATCCGCATCGCCAACCGCCTCGCGGCGGCCTCGCCCCACGCCGGGCGCGCACGCTTCGTCGCGCGCGACGTGCTCGACCTGGACCTCGCGGAAGGCCGCCACGACGGCGTCATCGCCGCCATGCTGGCCGAGCACATGGCCGACCCGCGACCCCTGTTCACCTCGGTGGCCCGCTACCTGGCACCCGAGGGACTGGCCTTCGTCTCCACCGCCCTGGAATCTCCCCAGCGCGATCATGTCTACGAGTACCACCACGAGAGCGAGCCGCTGCGGATGGCCGAGGAGGCCGGTCTGCGCGTGGTGCGCATGACGTGCGATTCGGCCCCGCGCACGGACGGCGAGCAGTTCTCGGCCCGGGCGCTGGCGATGGTGCTGGCGCATCGTTGA
- a CDS encoding RNA polymerase subunit sigma, protein MQDSLNVAARILRESRHAVAFTGAGVSVESGIPAFRGPDGIWSRYDPATIELGFFLANPRASWLVIKEIFYDFFGRAEPNAAHVALADLERAGVIREVITQNIDNLHQEAGSRRVWEFHGNSRLMVCLGCGRKTPVAEVSLDDLPPRCDDCAGLLKPDFIFFGEGIPEPARSESFRAAEACDVMLVIGSTGEVAPASLLPGVARNAGATIIEINPEPSLFTDGTTGIFLQGKATAVMTALARELWDGGHRIV, encoded by the coding sequence ATGCAGGACAGCCTGAATGTCGCGGCCCGCATACTGCGCGAATCCCGCCACGCCGTGGCCTTCACCGGCGCCGGCGTCTCGGTCGAGAGCGGCATCCCCGCCTTCCGCGGGCCCGACGGCATCTGGAGCCGCTACGATCCCGCGACCATCGAGCTGGGCTTCTTCCTCGCCAACCCGCGCGCGTCGTGGCTCGTGATCAAGGAGATCTTCTACGACTTCTTCGGCCGGGCGGAGCCCAACGCCGCCCACGTCGCGCTGGCCGACCTGGAGCGCGCCGGCGTGATCCGCGAGGTCATCACCCAGAACATCGACAACCTGCACCAGGAGGCCGGCAGCCGCCGGGTCTGGGAGTTCCACGGCAACTCGCGCCTGATGGTCTGCCTGGGTTGCGGCCGCAAGACGCCCGTGGCCGAGGTCTCTCTCGACGACCTGCCTCCCCGCTGCGACGACTGCGCCGGGCTGCTCAAGCCGGATTTCATCTTCTTCGGCGAGGGGATTCCAGAGCCGGCGCGCAGCGAGTCGTTCCGGGCGGCGGAGGCCTGCGACGTCATGCTGGTGATCGGCTCGACGGGCGAGGTGGCGCCGGCGTCGCTGCTGCCCGGCGTGGCCCGCAACGCCGGCGCGACGATCATCGAGATCAATCCGGAGCCGTCGCTGTTCACCGACGGCACGACCGGCATCTTCCTGCAGGGCAAGGCCACCGCGGTGATGACGGCGCTGGCGCGGGAGCTGTGGGACGGGGGGCACCGCATCGTATGA
- a CDS encoding right-handed parallel beta-helix repeat-containing protein — protein sequence MRISVIIAVSLFLAVSAFAVTWRVEKDGSGDYTKIQDAVNASVSGDSILIGPGRYDDLVPFETPYVSWLACVNVPGIDLTLVGAGRDETIIGPAVPGDMSDDGWRGIVNWPMVGDLVVEDLTIENLVDGVHLFPETFQIRNCRLRGCDGHAGLLFGTSDWALIESCEFADNWNGIRLFPPCANPVIRDCTFSSDTNTGVYSQGMSGVIVQDCSFSDSKVYFEGGSGRVTGCSFWDSYSRLILLSSGNHEIYDNILDGTRHSWCIHLELSTTMIGSGNILRGASQQAIAMLNSQVTFTGNHIFSDGDFVRAYGYYSGLVELDFRNNYWGTSDPEEIAARILDGHDDPAELGYVIFEPFSDVPVGNEDMSWGEIKALFK from the coding sequence ATGAGGATCTCGGTGATCATAGCGGTCAGCTTGTTCCTGGCGGTGTCTGCGTTTGCTGTGACTTGGCGCGTGGAGAAGGACGGCAGCGGAGACTACACGAAGATCCAGGATGCGGTGAACGCATCGGTGAGTGGCGATTCGATCCTGATCGGTCCGGGGCGTTATGACGATCTGGTGCCTTTCGAGACGCCTTATGTATCGTGGCTAGCATGTGTAAATGTGCCCGGCATCGACCTGACGCTCGTCGGTGCGGGACGTGATGAGACGATCATCGGCCCGGCCGTGCCCGGGGACATGTCAGACGACGGCTGGCGGGGGATTGTCAACTGGCCGATGGTGGGTGATCTAGTAGTGGAGGACCTTACCATCGAGAATCTGGTAGATGGTGTACATCTATTTCCGGAAACCTTTCAGATTAGAAATTGCCGGTTGCGAGGATGTGATGGACATGCGGGCCTACTCTTTGGCACGTCGGATTGGGCGTTGATCGAGAGTTGCGAATTCGCCGATAACTGGAACGGAATCAGGCTTTTTCCGCCATGTGCCAATCCAGTGATAAGAGATTGCACCTTTAGTAGCGACACTAATACGGGTGTTTATTCTCAAGGGATGTCTGGTGTAATTGTCCAGGACTGTTCTTTTAGTGACAGCAAGGTCTACTTCGAAGGTGGTTCTGGACGAGTCACCGGTTGTTCGTTCTGGGATAGCTATAGCCGTCTTATACTGCTTAGCTCCGGAAACCATGAGATCTATGACAATATACTTGATGGGACTCGTCATTCGTGGTGTATTCACCTAGAACTGTCAACGACTATGATCGGCAGCGGCAACATACTCAGAGGCGCTTCTCAACAGGCCATAGCCATGCTCAATTCCCAGGTGACGTTCACGGGCAACCACATCTTCTCCGATGGGGATTTTGTGCGCGCATACGGATATTATTCCGGGCTGGTAGAGTTGGACTTCCGTAACAACTATTGGGGTACGTCGGATCCCGAGGAAATCGCGGCTCGGATCCTGGACGGCCACGATGATCCCGCCGAACTCGGGTACGTGATATTCGAGCCATTTTCTGACGTGCCGGTGGGCAATGAGGATATGTCCTGGGGAGAAATCAAGGCTTTGTTCAAATAA